The nucleotide window tgttaggctggcgctgcggctcactaggctagtcctccccctgtggcgctggcactccaggttctagtcccggtcgaggcaccagattctgtcccagttgctcctcttccagtccagctctctgctgtggcctgggagtgccatgtgggagaccaggagaagcacctggctcctggcttcggatcagcatggtgcgctggccacagcggccattgagggatgaaccaatggaaaaaggaagacctttctctctgtctttctcactgtccactctgcctgtcaaaaaataaaaaaagaacagagtgtCACATCATGCATCAcatatcaaaaaggaaaaaaaaaattaggaatgaCAATGgaacagtaggtaaagctgccacatgtggggccagaatcccatatgggcaccggttcatgttctggctgttccacttctgatccatctatctgctaacagcctaggaaacgaagcagaagatggtctaagtgttgtgcccctgcacccatatgagagatccaAATgatgctcctggcacctggctttagcctggcccagcctcagctgttgcagctatttggtgagtaaaccagcagatggaagatctctccctctctctctataactctacctttcaaataaataaaacaaaaatattataaaaaagaaagcacatgATGGGTTTATTGGAACAATCACAACAAAATGGTTAGGGTTTGAAGGTTAGGGTTTGGTATGCCCTTGGCCCCTGGGTAAATACAACAGTTGACTGTGGAACACAAAATACCCATGAAGCCTTCATAATGTGGGTGCTGTAGGATTCACCAAGTCAGTTGAAGTGTATACAGACAGCAACAATAATTGGAACAAGTACTGATCCATCCaggattgaaaataaaaatgaccaaagGTGGGCCACAGTTAGGCAGCAGTTCAAGCTGCCAACTGCAATAttagcatctcatattagagcactggttcaaattccagctgctctgcttctgattcagctccctgctaatgccacaAGGATGgtaacagaagatggtcccagtgcttgagcctctgctacccatggaGTTCCCCACTCTTGGTTTTAACTTGGcatagccctggttgttggggccaCCTGGAAAGaatgccagtggatggaagatcaatctctctctgtctctgtctgtctctctctgtagctgcctttcaattaaaaaataaatctttaaaaacaaaaacaagacgaCCATAAGGAAAAAGTGAACTGATTGAACAAGTAGTTCAGATCTTTTATTTAACCACAATCTTTGCATCAATGTCTCTTCTTAGATCACATAAATTCATGCATTAGAGAATATGTCCAACCAGCTTGGCTTATCAATGGATTCACTTGGTATATGAGTATAAAcaaaaaagatgaatactgaAAGAGAGCTTTAGTCATAGATGACTTCGAAACATAACACCAAGAGAAAGCTGTCCCAGTGACAGAGACTCAGGTGGTCTACTTTATGTGGGAAAAGCTGTCTGATGTTAGAATACATTTAACTCTTTAGCAGTGATAAATAGCTTGGAAAAATTTTTAGGTGGTTAGAAGGAAAGAGATGGGAAGACTTGGAATAAATAAGTCTGGAACTTGCACATGCATAGATGTATGGGAGGGGTTTTATGAAATGTTATGTTCTGATTTTCAACAGCTTTATCTGTGGCTACACAGAATGGCAATATCTGTTAATGCTACCAAGAGTTTTCTTGCTTTCACATAATTCTCTAAGTTAGTGGTTATCAAAGTGTTGTTATCCCTGATCTTGCATCATTATCATCACCTGGGACCTTACTATAATCTTACAGTCCTATGGAATTTGAAACTATGGGTGTGAAGCACAGaaagctttgttttttaaaaaaagatttaattattttatttgaaatgtagacatacacacacggtggggtgggagagagcaagagtgagcttccatccactggttccctctaaaaatgaccacaaaagccatgattgtccagagagagggagaaaaagagaatcttctattctttggttcactcctcaaatggttgtaatgaccagggctgggccaggccaaagccaggagtcaggagtcaggagcttcttacaggtctcccacatgggtgcaggggcccaagtgcttgggccactttccaTTGTTCTCTCAGGAACATTatcaggggactggatcagaagtggagcagaagctgagacttgaacagatccccatatgggaggccagcattgcaggcagcagttttacctgccatgccataatgtcagccccaaaaatctacattttaacaAACAGTGTGAGAACCACCACCCTGTGGTGTTAATTGGATGGTTTGAGTAtactattctttttcttaaaattccaAGATAATCAGCAAAGTCCAGCctaataaaaaatacatctatTATTACCTCCAAACACTCCAAGGACTGTATGTATTACATAACTTAGTAATTTGCCTCCTTCCTGTACCTCATTTTCTCAAGCTACAAGAGGTACAGACTAGTAGTAATAGTGGTGCTGGAGATTGCCATTTAGCCCCAATAATGGAGGATCTGTTGCAATCTAAATGGTGAGTGGTTTATTTTCTCAATGTTCATCAGAGACTTCTAGGTCTACTTCTAGAACCAACTCTGTTAATCTAGGATCCTTGAAGTCAGAGCTTGAGACAAGGTATCCCCTGTAAACAATGGATTTGGGAGGTGACTTCAGGAAGAAATGTCTGAGAGAAAGGCAATGTGTGGATGTATTATCTGGGGCCTGTGGAATGGGTGTTCCGTTCTCTCAGGACCGCCTGGAAAGCAAATAAGATGTTTTCatctgaagaagagcagctgaaacATTCATCCAGCAGCTAACATCCTCCGGTTTTATAGAGTTTCCTCCAGGGTCATTAAATCTCTTGTCCTTCTGGGAGACACTTGAGTATTTGCCAAGTGTAGTCCCGTGGTGTCAGACAAAGCCTCTGGGCAAAGGGAAACATTGATTAAGTGGGCCTGAGATAGATCACTGTCAAGTGTGTGAAAGGAATCGGAGCTCACAAAGAACTGTCAATTGCCACACTGCAAGAATCAGAACTGAGCATGCACTGGCACCAGAGACAAGTACTTTAAAAGGTGAGGCGGAAATGCTGTATTCCACATTTACAACAGAAATAGGGGCACGCTGGCTATTGGCATGATCTCCTCCAGATAGTGTCCTGAGAAGTGAGCAAAGAGAACATGATCAGATTCATTCCTATTCACAGGAAGAAGACAATCTCGACGGCAATAGAGATGAAGAGAATGCTTGCAGTTGTACATGGGGAAAGTAAGCTAGTCTAAGACTCTGTCCCCAACCAGAGAACCTTTAGGGCTTAATTGGTCCAGGGAAACAAATCTATCTTCTCTAATGATTAGTAATGAAAAACGGAATGGGAGAGGTAAGACAGGTGGATGGCTACCTAGGTATGTAGATTTAGACAGATAGAAACAAACAGGTTTTGGagccagcatagcaggtaaaaccacagccagcaACACCGACATCCTATTATGGGCAATGGTttatgccctggctgctccactgccaatacagctccctactaatggcctgggaaaagcagtggatgacccaGGCACTTGCTGCTACCCttctgggagacttggaagaagctcctggcacttggccTCGGCCTGGCTCCAGTATTGGCtgttcagccatctggggagtgaacgaatggatagaagagctctctcgctgttttcccctctctctgtaactctgaatttcaaataaatatgtaaatctttaaaaaataatcataggTTATACCACAGAAAAGAAAACTAGGAAAGGAAGAACAATCTGAATAGACAAAGAATATAAATGAAgttcaagtgaataaaaatcaAATGGTTATATATGACTTTGGAGGGAAAGTCAACTAGACTGAGAGTTTTAAACATTGAGTGTCATATCTGCTAATCAAAATAGAGCCGAAGCACTAACATTTTATCACTAACCTGcaaaaagttttacaaaaatagCAATAATGCAGAAAAGAGAATAGATTCTCAGAACATATGGATTTTCTAGATGCATAtgatattaaagaaatatttgagtaaaatacaaaacattataaaatttgAGCCATGAGTGATCAGCGTATCTCAGTGACCTGTGAAATGTTTGTGTTTGGGCATAATCTGCAAATACGTTGTTATCCTCTAAGCATAAGAAGTACtgattgaggccggcgccgcggctcactaggctaatcctccgcctagcggcgccggcacactgggttctagtcccggttggggcgccggattctgtcccggttgcccctcttccaggccagctctctgctgtggccagggagtacagtggaggatggcccaggtgcttgggccctgcaccccatgggagaccaggaaaagcacctggctcctggctcttgccaccagatcagcgcggtgcgccggccgcagcacactggccgcggtggccattggagggtgaaccaacagcaaaggaagacctttctctctgtctctctctctcactgtccactctgcctgtcaaaaaataaaaataaaaaaaaagaagtactgaTTGAGGTGAATCTCTATCTAGTATGTGGATAAAGCTAAATTTTACTTATGTTGTATAGATAAGGTTATATTGAAGAGACAGGAGTTGAAAGAATCAGAATATTTTAGGACATAATCTCCAACAAGTTTTGTAGAAAAAGCACATATGTATGTAAAAAATTTAGATGCAACTGCATGGTATCTCATTATGGTGTTCAAAGATAATAGTCTTTGAATAAGAATTTGCTATAGTGTATGACTGTATGATGGATTGTAAATATCGGACCATGtcatattttttttcatagaatgaTTTAGTGAGTGGCCCACTTAACACAATGtactttaaaaatgagtttaactGTATTGAACTTAACTTCCAAGCTTGGACTTTCTTCAATAcactttctctgtcattcttagGATTATTTAAAGTAGAATGGAAATGCATCACAATTACTGATAAAATATGGAGAAATTACTTTGGTTCATTTTAACACCTAATCCATACTTTGAGGATTAAATAAAGTAGTCAATTTAGCAAACTGTGAGTAATATGGTACGATCTCAATCTAGGATGACTCTGCTACTGCTGTGGATCATCATTACCAGTTTCATGTATGGTTCTCTATTTAAAATTCTCCTGTCCAGTGATTGTaggcacttaaaaaaaagatttatttattttaaagtcagaattacagaaagagaagaaggagagagtgagagaaagagagcaagagaaagagagagagagagaaatcttccaaccttccatccactggttcactccccagatggccacaatggcctgggctgggccaggagcttcatcagggtctcccacatcgatagcagggacccaagtacttggaccattttctgcggtttttcccaggctattagaagggagctggattggaagtggagcagccaggacttgaaccggaccggcactcacatgggatgccagcgtcttaggaggtggctttacctgctatgtcacaatgccagtcctggcACATTTTTTGAAACCCAGGTTTCTGGAATGATGGTGGAAAGAGTCTATAGGTAAAAGGTGGGATGAAGGATCTGGTTTTCTACCCTCAGAGTTTTGATGGTTCAGTTTAATTTCTTAACACTTGGTACATTGGCAAATGTTTTGGAGTTTTCTTTGATTGAAAGCGAACTCAAGTTTAAATTTCTTGGAAGATGATGCTGTGAAAGTGTCACTGAAGGACATAGATTTGTAAAATCTGTTTAAGCCACTAACACAGGATTTCCCATTAGTAAATTCTTCTGTGAGACTCCTTTGGCCAAAAAGTTATTATAAATGAAACATTTAGGAATTTAAAAAGTGTAATGCAAACAAACTCTGAGAACTAACAGATTTTGTTAGGTTACCTGACAGGGAAAACTATAGGGAACAGAGACAGGAAAATGCGAGTGCagagtttaaaaaaaggaggaataGAGAAATTAGGAAAATTAAGCCATCATGCTACTGTTCATTAATATTATAAGAAACTATGTTAGTGACTGAGtgtaaagttttttaaatttatttttgaactatCTGAAAAATGATCAAATGAGAATACattcttccaattttttaatttcaagaattATGGAAAGGAAGAGCTAAGATTACAGAATCATTACATTATTACGACTGATAGTTTGTAAACATCATCTGACCTAACAGTTCTAAGTCAAAATAGGCTTGCTAATTAATGGCATAGTGAGGTCTAGAATCTAAAAATCCTGAATTTCAATATGCTCAAGCAGTACACcataatctttctttttctatttttttagttCAGTGTTTAAGTGATATTTCAAATGCAAGATATTAGATCCATACAATGTTGAGTGATGATCCCCAAATTCTCAACTTGTCCCTCTTCTGCAACATTTAtcttcaccttttttttctcgtttgtacctgatttttttaaacttttatttataaatataattttccaaagtacagtttatggattacaatggctttttcccccccttaacttctctcccacccacacccctcccatcatcttcaccttttttttttttttttttttgacaggcagagtggacagtgagagagggagagacagagagaaaggtcttcctttgccgttggttcaccctccaatggccgccgtggccggtgcactgcggccggcgcaccgcgctgatctgaagccaggagccaggtacttcctcctggtctcccatgcgggtgcagtgaccaagcacttgggccatcctccactgccttcccaggccacagcagagagctggactggaagaggagcaaccaggacagaacctggtgccccaagcaggactagaacccagggtgccggcaccacaggcagaggattagccaagtgagccacggcgctggccaaaatcttctaaaaatatatgTACTAATATAGGAAATTAGAGAATTACTAAACATGAATCCAAATTCTCTAAAAATGGGGAACATGAAATACTAAAGTTAATGACAATGAATGCTGAAATGCTTCATTAGGTCAGAGGCGATGGTAAATACAGACATGTCTGCTCTGCAATACAAATACGTACAATTTACAAAAGCAGGAAAACATCTACAATTTCTTTTTGAGTAATTTTTCAAAGAAGGTAACATAGAGATAGGACACTCTTTTTTCCTGTTGCTATCAGTCACACTAAATGAAAACCTTTGGCTTTATGTTATGATACTTTGTATCTCGAATGATCAagtgaaaaatcataaaattctaGTTAACAAACACTGAACATTTGCAATGTGCCAGAAATTcatcttaatatttttcttaaggtTTCACATTTAATCTCCCCCCAACAAGCTTGCAATTTCCCcctcttagaaattaaaaatttaaggagAGAAGTAAGTTAAGAACAAAAGTTTAAATAGCATTGTACAGTCAAACAGTATAAATGTGACTGAGGGAGAATTAAGctcagaaatcaagaaagaaaatgaagaggatgATTGAAGAAGACGAAAAGGAgactaaatgaaaaaaagaaaaaagttgaggGATAGACAAGATTGAAAGGAGAAGGGGAAACATGGGAGAAAAAATCTGATACATTGAGATACGAAGATACAcagaattaagagaaaaaagaaatagagaaagataatATCATTGAACAGTACTATGgaataaaaaggtaaatttacAATATTTGAGAGCAAAGATGGACTGTATCTCCTAATATTTAGCGAAGTTAATCTTTCCTACAAGTGCTCAACATATATTTTACATAACATAAAATGCGGAATTATAATCACAtacaaaatatgagaaaatgaagAAGTGAAAGAATGAGTAATAGATATCAaagattaaaagtaaattttaatataaaatgggGAGAAATTATATGTTCTTAGAGGGATTAAATGTGACAGCATGAGAAAATTTTCACTAAATGTTATATTTCATTCCCAAAATAGAGCGGTAAAAATCTCAAACCTTGAgttaaaaagaatcaaaacagtttctttttcttcttccttccctttagGAACCATCACGGGCTTTTGAGTAACTACTTCTGAACCATTCCCTAAAAAGATAATTGTCTCAGAGGCTATGACCACAGTCTGCAATGACAGCCATGGTGATTTCATTCTCCTGGGCTTCTCTGACAAGCCATATTTAGAGAAGACACTTTTTtggattattttgattttttactgCTTGACCATTGCAGGAAATATAGTGATAGTCCTTGTCTCCATGAAGGATCCCAAACTCCATATCcctatgtatttctttctttgcaaTCTTTCTGTGCTAGATCTCTGCTTCACCAGCAGCTGTGTTCCACAAATgttgattaatttctggggtccaGAGAAAACTATCAGCTACACTGGCTGTGCCATTCAACTCTATGTCTTCATGTGGCTTGGGGCCACTGAATGTGTTCTTCTTGTCATTATGGCTGTGGACCGCTATGTCGCAGTGTGTCGCCCACTGCAGTATACCACTGTCATGCACTCAAGGGTTTGTCTGCAACTGGCTCTCTTGGCATGGGGGACTGGCCTGCTCCAGTCTCTGATCCAGGCCCCTGCCACACTCCAGTTACCCTTCTGTTCCCTCCGGATTGTAGACGACATTGTGTGTGAAGTGCCAGCACTTATTCAGCTGTCTAGTACAGACACAACCTACAATGAAATACAGATGTCCATAGCTAGTGCTATTCTCCTGGTGATGCCCTTGATCATCATCCTTTCCTCTTATGGTGCCATCACCAGGGCTGTGCTGAGGATAAAGTCAACTTCAGGGCAGAAGAAGGCATTTGGCACTTGCACTTCACACCTTCTTGTGGTCTCCCTCTTTTATGGCACTGTCACAAGTGTCTACCTTCAACCCAAGAATCGCTATGCTCATGAACGGGGCAAGTTTCTCACCCTTTTCTACACTGTAGTGACCCCAAGTCTGAACCCCCTCATCTACACTCTGAGGAACAAGGAGGTAAAAGGGGCATTAATAAGATTAGGAAGAAGGATTTGGGATTCCAAGAGTAAATAAAAAAGTTGACATATTTTTGCTTGTTGATTAACTTGAGAATAGAGAACAACCTGACCACAGATGCTGGAGATATATCTGTCAATCCGAAAattgggaggagagaaagagctgCATTTTGCTTGAGTGCAATACAGTTTCATTCTTCAGCTGTTGCTGAATCCCTTTCCTGTTTAAGCAAAGTATGATATagagattaaaatatttaataaccaTTATCTAAAGAACACAGAATGCAGTGAATTGGGGGAACAAATGATATAAAAGTTCTCATTTCCTTTTAGAAGTAGTGAAGTAATTCATACTTCAACTAGCTTTTTGTAGGATTGtcaaatgtatacatatttcaaaacatcatgttctATACCATAATATATACAGCTTTTGTcgactaaaaataaaataaaaatatctattagaattccaatgaaaaattttaaattgtatatttaaaaatccacaaaattaataaaacaaaagatcaagtaatttattttatactttccaacttatttattttttctttgttttttatatatttctccaAGCTCAACTATACTTTCACTTAAAAGTCCAGTCCCAACAAGGTCCTTAAGGTTTTGACAGGTTTTAAAAGACTCTGTGTAATGCACCAGAGAGTCTTGGTTCTGAGTTGTTTCTGACTCCCTGCCTTAGTAGGACCATTTTTGATGTACAACGTACCTAAAACCACCCAGGACAAAAGTGCTTGCCAAGCAGAAGCTCACACTTACTGCTTTCTGTTGCTGTCTCCTCATAAGATCCCATGTCTATTTTTCTTACTTTGAGCCTTTATCTTCTGTGCCTCCATTTATAGAAACAGATACTTGTTTTTACTCGCTCTAAATCCCTGTTGTAATGAACTGGCTTCCTTTTTATCAGACACTATTCCTCTTTATTCATTTTGCAGACATTTATCAATTTCTATTATGGGCCTTCAACATACCAGATGCTAGGAATATAATTCTAGGCAAGATATATACAGTCACCAACATTACAGGACTTATGGTCAAATGGTGGGATATGCCTGGGTGCAATGCTACCTGCCTTTTGACTTTTGAATAACACCCCCAATGAAATGTTTTCATTGCTGTTTCCTATCCTCTGCTTGTAAGTGTCTATCAGTTTAGCTAAACTAAAATTGTGACTATAAATTCTTGACTGTCCTGTATAGATTTTTCTAATCAGCTCTGCTCACTCCTAAGCTGTCTCTATGTTCTTATGCCAGATTCATGTATATGTGGAATTAGGATCTGTCCTTATTTCCACCTATTTCCTGGACTGATGAGTGCAATACTTACTTGTGATTTGATGATTTCACACTAAAATTTTCTAAATGTGAATTTTGCTTGCAAATATGAAAAAGTACTAAAGAATTCAAACCAACACTAAATTTCAACTTTTTATGATATATATTAAACATCCTTTACATCCAAAATTTGCATCAATAAAAAGATACAATGTATcaataactttttattaaaaacacaaattatttattttgctaattAGTGAATGGTTTCAAGAGGCATTCTTTTTTAATgcagaaatcatttttatttttcaatataatgTGTAAGGTTTATACTGAAGTCTCTCTTACCCAGTGTCCAATCCACATATTTACTCTTGCTACAGGGAAGTATTATTTTTCAGGTTTATTCCATAATGTACaagcaattttataaaaatatatctatttcaaaaattaaaatgatatagTATAAATGCTATTCTGTGCAAAATtttgaattaataaaaatgaaatttttctctCAACAGTCATAAATGGATTTGCATTTTTTTGAAAAGggatttagtttcattttttttcttttttttaactttttatttatttttttcctttttatgattttttaaacttttatttagtaaatataaatttccaaagtacactttatgaATTACATAGTTCCCCCCCAtactttccctcccactcacatccctcacatctcccactccctctcccattccattcacatcaagattcattttcaattatctttatatacagaagatcgatttagtatatattaagtaaagatttcatcagtttgcatccacacagaaacacaaagtgtaaaattctgtttcagtattagttatagcattacttcacattggacaacacattaaggacagctcccacatgagaagtaagtacacagtgactcctgttgttgacttaacaatttgatactctcgtttatggcatcagtaatctccctaggctctagtcatgagttgccgaggctaaggaagccttttgagttcgctgacttcgatcttattcagacagggtcatagtcaaagtggaagttctctcctcccttagagaaaggtacctccttctttgatggacccattctttccactgggatctcactcgcagagacctttcatttaggtctttttttttcttttttggccagagtgtcttgtctttccatgcctaaaatcctctcatgggctcttcagccatatccaaatgccttaagggctgattctgaggccagagtgctatttaggacatctgccattctatgagtctgctgtgtaacccacttcccatgatggatcattctctccctttttgattctatcagttagtattagcagacactagtcttgtttgcatgatccctttgactcttagacctatcagtgtgatcaattgtgaactgaaattgatcacttggactagtgagacggcattggtacatgccaccttgatgggattgtattggaatcccctggcacatttctaactccaccatttggggcaagtttgattgagtatgtcccaaattgtacatctcctccctctcttattcccactcttatatttaacagggatcacttttcacttaaatgtcaacacataagaataattgtgtgttaattacagagttcaaccaatagtactagaacaaaaaaaatactaaaagggataaagtattacactgtacatcaacagtcagggcaagagctgatcaagtcactgtttctcatagtgtccatttcacttcaacaggtttcccctttggtgctcagttagttgtcgctgataagggagaacatatgatatttgtcctttgggactggcttagtttactcagcatgatgttttccagattcctcccttttgttgcaaatgaccgggtttcattgtttttcaccgctgtatagtattctattgagtatgtgtcccataatttctttatccagtcttctgttgatgggcatttgggttggctccaggttttagctattgtgaattgggctgcaataatcATTAATGTTCAGacagttttttgtttgccaatttaatttcctttgggtaaattccaaggagtgggatggctgggttgtatggtagggttatattcaggtttctgaggaatctccagactgacttccatagtggcttgaccagtttgcattcccaccaacagtgggttagtgtccctttttccccacatcctcgccagcatctattattggtacatttctgaatgtgagccattctaaccggggtgaggtgaaacctcattatggttttgatgtgcatttccctgattgctagtgattttgaacattttttcatgtgtctgttggccatttggatttcctcttttgaaaaatgtctattgaggtccttggtccatctcttaagtgggttgtgtgTTTTGATGTtgcggagtttcttgatctctttgtagattctgattatcaacgcatagtttgcaaatattttttcccattctgtcggttgcctcttcacgttcctgtttcttttgaagtacagaaacttctcagtttgatgcaatcccaaatattaattttggctttgactgcctgtgcctcccgggtcttttccagaaattctttgcctgtgccaatatcttgcagggtttttccaatgttctctaataatttgatggtgtcaattgtagatttaagtctttaatccatgttgagtggatttttgtttaaggtgaaaggtaggggggtcttgcttcatgattctgcacgtggaaatccagttttcccagcaccatttatttaatagcctgtccttactccagggattggttttagatccttgatcaaatataagttggctgtagaagtttgggttgatttctggtgtttcaattctgttccattggtctatccatctgtttctgtaccaggaccatgctgttttgattacaactgcgcTGTAGTATGCCCTgtaatctggtattgagatgcctccggctttgtttttgttgtccaagattgctttagctattcgaggtctcctgtgtctccacatgaatttcagcattaattTTTCACAACCTGAggagaatgtcttcggtattttcattgg belongs to Oryctolagus cuniculus chromosome 5, mOryCun1.1, whole genome shotgun sequence and includes:
- the LOC108177319 gene encoding olfactory receptor 2H2-like, which codes for MTTVCNDSHGDFILLGFSDKPYLEKTLFWIILIFYCLTIAGNIVIVLVSMKDPKLHIPMYFFLCNLSVLDLCFTSSCVPQMLINFWGPEKTISYTGCAIQLYVFMWLGATECVLLVIMAVDRYVAVCRPLQYTTVMHSRVCLQLALLAWGTGLLQSLIQAPATLQLPFCSLRIVDDIVCEVPALIQLSSTDTTYNEIQMSIASAILLVMPLIIILSSYGAITRAVLRIKSTSGQKKAFGTCTSHLLVVSLFYGTVTSVYLQPKNRYAHERGKFLTLFYTVVTPSLNPLIYTLRNKEVKGALIRLGRRIWDSKSK